The Patescibacteria group bacterium genome includes a window with the following:
- a CDS encoding fused MFS/spermidine synthase has product MKKYSLEITVFLCGAALMILELVGSRVLAPYIGTSTIVWTSLIGIILGALSLGYYVGGKMADKEADRRKLAIIILGAAFFVLAIVLVNEEVLIFVREVTRNIYVTAVAATIFLFAVPSFLLGIVSPYAVKLKVKDLQYTGRMVGDLYAISTIGSIVGTFAAGFLLIPFLGTINILYFLVALLIFASLMIVPGKLLGARWALIIILFGLIIFFLAKSAHADASRLIDVDSQYNRIWIVPASDAETKRPVLRLSTDPYGIQSGMFLDGDNDLVYRYSKYYRLADAINPAIRTGLMIGGAAYSYPKDFLKNHPGASMDVVEIDPAMTELAKKYFNLKDDPRLRIYHEDARVFLNNNQKKYDAVYVDAFTSHLSIPYQLTTREAAQEIYNGMNDNGVVIVNIISALQGGKSKFLRAELATYQAVFPQVYLFRVYNTDAYKVQNVMLMAVKSPVPAKLQSDNAELYSYFEMLYQQPNKNDLPVLTDDYAPVDYYTMNMIK; this is encoded by the coding sequence ATGAAAAAATATTCTTTGGAAATAACTGTTTTTCTTTGCGGCGCGGCGCTGATGATTTTGGAGCTGGTCGGCTCGCGGGTTTTGGCGCCTTATATTGGCACTTCCACGATTGTTTGGACTTCGCTGATCGGCATCATCCTTGGCGCCTTGAGCTTAGGCTACTATGTCGGCGGGAAAATGGCTGATAAGGAAGCTGACCGGCGCAAGCTTGCCATTATCATTTTAGGCGCGGCTTTTTTTGTTTTGGCGATAGTTTTGGTCAATGAGGAAGTCCTGATTTTTGTCAGGGAAGTGACGCGCAATATTTATGTCACGGCGGTGGCCGCGACCATATTTTTATTTGCCGTGCCCAGTTTTCTCTTGGGGATCGTCTCGCCTTACGCGGTAAAGCTGAAAGTCAAAGATCTGCAGTATACCGGCAGGATGGTCGGCGATCTTTATGCCATTTCCACCATCGGCAGCATCGTCGGCACTTTTGCCGCCGGATTTTTGCTGATCCCTTTTCTCGGCACGATCAATATCCTGTATTTTCTCGTCGCCCTGCTGATTTTTGCTTCGTTAATGATTGTCCCGGGAAAGCTGCTTGGCGCAAGATGGGCCTTGATTATTATTTTGTTCGGGCTGATAATTTTTTTTCTGGCTAAAAGCGCTCATGCCGACGCGAGCCGGTTGATCGACGTCGACAGCCAATATAATCGGATCTGGATTGTTCCGGCTTCGGACGCGGAAACCAAACGGCCGGTTTTGCGCCTTTCTACTGATCCCTACGGCATCCAGTCGGGAATGTTCTTGGACGGCGATAATGACCTGGTTTACCGCTATTCCAAATATTATCGCCTCGCCGATGCGATCAATCCGGCGATCAGGACAGGGCTGATGATCGGCGGCGCGGCTTATTCCTATCCTAAGGATTTTTTGAAAAATCATCCGGGAGCGAGCATGGACGTGGTGGAGATCGATCCGGCGATGACCGAGCTTGCCAAAAAGTATTTTAATCTCAAAGACGACCCGCGTTTGCGTATTTACCATGAGGATGCGCGGGTTTTTTTGAATAATAATCAAAAAAAATACGACGCGGTCTATGTCGATGCTTTTACTTCCCATTTATCAATCCCTTATCAGCTCACTACCCGCGAGGCGGCGCAGGAAATTTATAACGGGATGAATGATAATGGCGTGGTGATCGTAAATATCATTTCGGCCTTGCAGGGTGGTAAGAGCAAATTCTTGCGGGCCGAGCTGGCGACCTACCAGGCGGTTTTTCCGCAAGTTTATCTGTTCCGCGTTTATAATACTGACGCTTACAAAGTGCAGAACGTGATGCTGATGGCGGTGAAAAGCCCGGTGCCGGCGAAATTGCAGAGCGACAATGCCGAGCTTTACAGCTATTTCGAGATGCTCTATCAGCAGCCGAACAAGAATGATTTGCCGGTTTTGACCGATGATTACGCGCCGGTTGACTATTACACGATGAACATGATTAAATAG
- a CDS encoding autorepressor SdpR family transcription factor, with protein sequence MVLSKTFNALSDPSRQKILELLKKGDLAAGAIGEYFKFTAPTLSHHLGVLKDADLISVRRDGQMQIYSLNLSVFEEVAEKVIKFFKK encoded by the coding sequence ATGGTATTAAGCAAGACATTTAATGCTTTGTCCGATCCGAGCCGGCAAAAAATATTGGAATTATTGAAGAAGGGCGATCTGGCGGCCGGAGCGATCGGCGAATATTTTAAATTCACGGCCCCGACCTTGTCGCATCACCTGGGCGTGCTTAAGGATGCCGACTTGATTTCGGTGCGCCGCGACGGGCAGATGCAGATCTATTCGCTGAACTTGTCGGTCTTTGAAGAGGTAGCCGAGAAGGTTATAAAATTTTTTAAGAAATAA